From one Alphaproteobacteria bacterium genomic stretch:
- a CDS encoding GGDEF domain-containing protein codes for MKIERTQSGRTNAAKPVRATEQAAQAAQAYGAAGAEQADGPRPSGDVATIAGLTEADLTPKVRQALDLLMTEVQRMREELSQARHRINYLEKLADEDTLVPVANRRAFVREMSRMVAYAERYGSGSSVLYFDIDGFKEINDQHGHAAGDAALRQIAELLAENVRESDIVGRLGGDEFGVILAQASPEVAAEKAASLSALIATTPVDWEGTAIKLSVSYGVYSFSGSEDAGEALQRADQAMYEQKQGRAS; via the coding sequence ATGAAGATCGAACGCACGCAATCCGGCCGCACCAACGCGGCGAAACCGGTCCGCGCCACGGAGCAGGCGGCGCAGGCCGCGCAGGCTTACGGTGCCGCGGGTGCCGAACAGGCCGATGGGCCGCGACCGTCCGGCGATGTCGCGACGATTGCCGGGCTGACCGAGGCGGACCTCACGCCGAAGGTTCGCCAGGCTCTCGATCTGCTGATGACCGAAGTCCAGCGGATGCGCGAGGAACTGAGCCAGGCGCGGCACCGGATCAACTATCTCGAGAAGCTGGCGGATGAAGACACTCTGGTGCCGGTGGCAAACCGCCGCGCCTTCGTGCGAGAGATGAGCCGCATGGTGGCCTATGCCGAGCGTTACGGTTCGGGTTCAAGCGTCCTCTACTTCGATATCGACGGGTTCAAGGAAATCAACGATCAGCACGGCCACGCGGCGGGCGACGCCGCGTTGCGGCAGATCGCCGAATTGCTGGCCGAGAATGTGCGCGAGTCCGATATCGTCGGCCGGCTCGGCGGCGACGAGTTCGGCGTGATCCTTGCCCAGGCCTCCCCCGAGGTCGCGGCCGAGAAGGCCGCCTCCCTGTCGGCCCTGATCGCCACCACGCCGGTGGATTGGGAGGGCACTGCGATCAAGTTGTCGGTATCCTACGGCGTCTATTCCTTCTCCGGTTCGGAGGATGCGGGCGAGGCGCTGCAGCGCGCCGACCAGGCGATGTACGAACAAAAGCAGGGCCGCGCCTCGTAA
- the def gene encoding peptide deformylase — MAILKIARMGHPILRTRAAEVPDPTAPEVARLVDAMIETMDDADGTGLAAPQVHMPWRIVVYKVEAGRVAADEEEEGEAGGVPLTVLVNPVVTPVGEETNLDFEACLSVPGMAGVVRRHDNVQVTYQTLAGEEISFDAEGFHARVIQHECDHLDGVLYPSRIEDMSQFGFVEELSKGQAEETGESDAGGENAN; from the coding sequence ATGGCGATATTGAAAATAGCCCGCATGGGCCACCCGATTCTGCGCACCCGCGCCGCCGAGGTCCCTGACCCGACCGCGCCCGAGGTCGCGCGGCTGGTCGATGCGATGATCGAGACCATGGACGATGCCGACGGGACCGGGCTGGCCGCGCCCCAGGTGCATATGCCCTGGCGGATCGTGGTCTACAAGGTCGAGGCCGGCCGGGTGGCGGCGGACGAAGAGGAAGAGGGCGAGGCCGGCGGCGTGCCCCTGACGGTGCTGGTAAACCCCGTGGTCACGCCGGTGGGCGAGGAGACCAATCTGGATTTCGAGGCCTGCCTGTCGGTGCCGGGCATGGCAGGTGTCGTGCGCCGCCACGACAACGTGCAGGTGACCTATCAGACATTGGCGGGCGAGGAGATATCCTTCGACGCGGAAGGTTTCCACGCCCGGGTGATCCAGCATGAATGCGACCATCTCGACGGGGTTCTGTATCCCAGCCGGATCGAGGACATGTCCCAGTTCGGCTTCGTCGAGGAGCTGAGCAAGGGGCAGGCGGAAGAAACGGGCGAAAGCGATGCGGGCGGCGAGAATGCCAACTGA
- a CDS encoding tetratricopeptide repeat protein, with the protein MITIRRLALVLVLALLAGSLVGASVPDQAAQAQSGQAVPAPGARSPLSPPETDKEQAAAFKRGYEAYYRGEYEQAAAIWARLADQGHVKSMNNIGTMYAQGKGVSRNYSLAAFYYRRAAALNDARAAYNLAIAYERGRGVVQDDAEAVAWYRKAADRGLVEAMNAMAWIYATSPDLKVRDGAEAVRWAQRALQRKTSSKSLATLAAAQAELGEYRRAVATIDQAIAYMRREESRAGLLGASEYEFIGLLRQVGRTDDLFDLLERREFYANGQATRD; encoded by the coding sequence ATGATCACAATCCGGCGTCTTGCTCTGGTTCTCGTATTGGCGCTATTGGCCGGCAGCCTTGTCGGTGCGTCTGTCCCGGATCAGGCCGCGCAGGCCCAGAGCGGTCAGGCGGTGCCAGCGCCCGGCGCGCGCTCGCCGCTCAGCCCGCCCGAGACCGACAAGGAACAGGCCGCGGCCTTCAAACGCGGATACGAGGCCTATTATCGCGGTGAATACGAACAGGCGGCGGCGATCTGGGCCCGGCTGGCCGATCAGGGTCACGTCAAATCGATGAACAACATCGGCACCATGTACGCCCAGGGCAAGGGCGTGAGCCGGAATTATTCGCTCGCGGCCTTCTACTACCGGCGCGCGGCCGCCCTGAACGATGCCCGCGCGGCCTATAATCTTGCCATCGCCTACGAACGCGGGCGGGGCGTCGTGCAGGACGACGCCGAGGCCGTCGCCTGGTATCGCAAGGCTGCCGATCGCGGTCTCGTCGAGGCGATGAATGCGATGGCCTGGATCTATGCCACGTCGCCCGATCTTAAGGTCCGCGATGGCGCCGAGGCCGTCCGTTGGGCGCAGCGTGCGCTGCAGCGCAAGACATCATCGAAAAGCCTGGCGACCCTGGCCGCCGCGCAAGCGGAACTCGGCGAATATCGCCGGGCCGTGGCCACCATCGATCAGGCGATTGCCTATATGCGGCGCGAGGAAAGCCGCGCCGGACTGCTCGGGGCCTCGGAGTACGAGTTCATCGGTCTGCTGCGCCAGGTCGGGCGCACCGATGACCTGTTCGACCTTCTCGAACGGCGGGAGTTCTACGCCAACGGCCAGGCGACCCGGGACTAG
- a CDS encoding DUF465 domain-containing protein, whose translation MSDDNTTPDQDALRHRLGELLSEHRDLDDVIARITDEQPFDQLQVQRLKKRKLGLKDEILQIENELLPDIIA comes from the coding sequence GTGTCGGACGACAACACCACCCCGGACCAGGACGCCCTGCGCCACCGCCTCGGCGAATTGTTGAGCGAGCACCGGGACCTGGACGACGTGATCGCCCGCATCACCGACGAGCAGCCGTTCGACCAACTGCAGGTGCAGCGCCTGAAAAAGAGAAAACTCGGTCTGAAAGACGAAATCCTGCAGATCGAGAACGAGCTGCTGCCGGATATCATCGCCTGA
- a CDS encoding COQ9 family protein encodes MAAERRAILDALLPHVPFDGWSAKSLRRAGGDAGLDPAIVKLAFPGGMTEIIGHWSEAADRTMVAAYADENGDEMRFRERITFLVHARIAAVAEHREAVRRALTYLTQPQHGGTGLRLLYRTVDEMWYAAGDRATDFNFYTKRLTLAGVYSSTLLYWIDDASDDSEATWKFLDRRIAGVMRIPKRRENLRRAGSYLPNPKRFARLVSERLREGGVG; translated from the coding sequence ATGGCAGCCGAACGCCGCGCCATCCTTGACGCGCTGCTGCCCCATGTACCCTTCGACGGCTGGTCGGCGAAGTCGCTGCGGCGCGCCGGCGGAGATGCCGGGCTCGACCCGGCTATCGTGAAACTCGCCTTCCCCGGCGGGATGACGGAGATCATCGGGCACTGGAGCGAGGCGGCCGACCGGACGATGGTCGCCGCCTATGCGGACGAGAACGGCGACGAGATGCGGTTCCGCGAGCGGATCACGTTTCTGGTGCACGCGCGGATCGCGGCCGTGGCCGAGCACCGCGAAGCGGTCCGCCGCGCGCTCACATATCTGACGCAACCCCAACATGGCGGCACGGGGCTGCGCCTGCTTTACCGGACGGTGGACGAGATGTGGTACGCGGCGGGCGACCGGGCGACCGATTTCAATTTCTATACCAAGCGGCTGACCCTGGCCGGGGTCTATTCCTCGACGTTGCTGTACTGGATCGATGACGCGTCCGACGACAGCGAGGCGACCTGGAAGTTCCTCGATCGGCGCATCGCGGGTGTGATGCGCATTCCCAAGCGGCGCGAAAATCTACGCCGCGCGGGTTCCTATCTGCCGAACCCGAAGCGCTTCGCCCGGCTGGTGTCGGAACGCCTGCGCGAGGGCGGGGTCGGCTGA
- the purE gene encoding 5-(carboxyamino)imidazole ribonucleotide mutase, giving the protein MADAPVVGIIMGSQSDWETMRHAAETLEALGVAHEVRIVSAHRTPDRMTEYARAARERGLKVIIAGAGGAAHLPGMTAAMTSLPVFGVPVESKALSGMDSLLSIVQMPAGVPVGTLAIGRAGAINAALLAASVVGLEDQAVTKALDAWRAKQTDAVADAPTDSA; this is encoded by the coding sequence ATGGCCGATGCGCCGGTTGTCGGGATCATCATGGGAAGCCAGTCCGACTGGGAGACCATGCGCCACGCCGCCGAGACCCTCGAGGCCCTTGGGGTCGCGCACGAGGTCCGGATCGTCTCCGCCCATCGCACCCCTGACCGCATGACCGAATATGCCAGGGCCGCGCGCGAACGCGGCCTGAAGGTGATCATCGCCGGCGCAGGCGGGGCCGCCCATCTACCCGGCATGACCGCCGCGATGACCAGCCTGCCGGTGTTCGGTGTGCCGGTGGAGAGCAAGGCGCTTTCCGGCATGGACAGCCTGCTGTCCATCGTCCAGATGCCCGCCGGCGTCCCTGTCGGCACATTGGCCATCGGCCGCGCGGGCGCAATCAACGCCGCATTGCTGGCCGCTTCCGTTGTCGGTCTCGAAGACCAGGCTGTGACGAAAGCCCTCGATGCGTGGCGCGCGAAACAGACCGACGCGGTTGCCGACGCGCCGACCGACTCCGCCTGA
- a CDS encoding 5-(carboxyamino)imidazole ribonucleotide synthase has protein sequence MPAADKNAPVLPGATIGILGGGQLGRMTVLAAANLGYRCHIFCQSADEPAAQIATRTTIAAFDDTEALNAFAADIDVATLEFENVPIATLERIAGQAPVHPSPSVQAVAQNRLREKTFANELGIATAPFRAATNAAELKDAIAEIGAPSVLKTVRFGYDGKGQVGIDAATDPEQAWADSGAGPNTDGGILEGFVDFDMEISVIVARTMSGETAAFVPVENRHRNHILDETIVPAMIPEAVSDKARDISIRLCEGLGVIGLLAVEMFVTAGGDVLVNEVAPRPHNSGHWSIDAGRTSQYEQLVRAICGLPLGDPTRRCDAVMKNLIGDDVESWQEIVADPQARLHLYGKTETRPGRKMGHVTRLGKTFSG, from the coding sequence GTGCCGGCTGCTGATAAAAACGCACCGGTCTTGCCGGGCGCCACAATCGGCATTCTCGGCGGTGGCCAGCTCGGCCGCATGACGGTGCTCGCGGCGGCCAATCTCGGCTACCGTTGCCACATCTTCTGCCAAAGCGCGGACGAACCCGCCGCCCAGATCGCGACCCGGACAACCATCGCCGCCTTCGACGACACGGAAGCGCTGAATGCGTTCGCCGCCGACATCGACGTCGCAACGCTCGAGTTCGAGAACGTGCCCATCGCGACCCTCGAACGGATCGCCGGCCAAGCGCCCGTGCACCCCTCTCCGTCCGTGCAGGCCGTGGCCCAGAACCGTCTCCGCGAAAAGACCTTCGCCAACGAACTGGGCATCGCCACGGCGCCCTTCCGCGCCGCCACAAATGCGGCCGAACTCAAGGACGCCATCGCCGAGATCGGCGCGCCCTCGGTCCTGAAGACCGTGCGCTTCGGCTATGACGGCAAGGGGCAGGTCGGCATCGACGCGGCCACCGACCCCGAACAGGCCTGGGCCGACAGCGGTGCGGGACCGAATACAGACGGCGGCATCCTCGAAGGCTTCGTCGATTTCGACATGGAAATCTCGGTCATCGTCGCCCGCACCATGAGCGGCGAGACGGCGGCCTTCGTGCCGGTCGAGAACCGTCACCGCAACCACATCCTCGACGAGACCATCGTCCCGGCTATGATCCCCGAAGCCGTCTCCGACAAGGCGCGCGATATCTCCATCCGGCTCTGCGAAGGCCTCGGCGTGATCGGCCTGCTGGCGGTCGAGATGTTTGTCACAGCCGGCGGCGATGTATTGGTCAACGAGGTCGCCCCCCGGCCGCATAATTCGGGCCACTGGAGCATCGATGCCGGGCGCACAAGCCAGTATGAGCAGCTCGTCCGCGCCATCTGCGGCCTGCCGCTCGGCGACCCGACGCGGCGCTGCGACGCGGTGATGAAGAACCTCATCGGCGACGATGTGGAGAGTTGGCAGGAGATTGTCGCCGACCCGCAGGCGCGGCTGCACCTCTACGGCAAGACCGAGACCCGTCCCGGCCGCAAGATGGGCCATGTGACGCGGTTGGGGAAGACGTTCAGCGGATGA
- a CDS encoding DUF465 domain-containing protein produces the protein MPMDARIDNLKRKHANLDQEIGGEEQRPIPDQATISELKKEKLKLKDAITSLEEA, from the coding sequence ATGCCCATGGATGCCAGGATCGACAACCTCAAGCGCAAGCACGCCAATCTGGATCAGGAAATCGGCGGCGAGGAGCAGCGCCCCATTCCCGATCAGGCCACGATATCCGAGTTGAAGAAGGAAAAGCTCAAGCTGAAGGATGCGATCACGAGCCTCGAGGAGGCTTGA
- a CDS encoding MFS transporter produces MTGNAATPDSGAARGRATWIILASALAVIVISAGIQQTFGLYMLPISVEQGWGREILSLALAGQALIIGLTTPFVAAVADKWGAPRVLGAGGLLYVVGLALMSQSVTPVTMFVNAGFLVGIAAAATGMPLVLSIVSRNVSAEKRSVWLGTVTACGTLGQFLIVPFSQQMISAYGWPVALIAVACIVSFIVPLALAIRRMSSTSVEAPSTQKLGEALIEARSNSGYILLIVGFFVCGFHVRFIAVHLPAYLGDLAFTPRLAATALVVIAVCNGIGSWGFGWLGGRYRKKHLLSGLYTMRSVAILAFVITPPSTAGVMIFAAAIGFLWLGTVPLTSGLVAQIFGTRYMATLFGIVFLSHQIGAFLGVWLGGRVFDATGSYETVWWIAIALGFISAAIHMSIDDRPVTRLQAAG; encoded by the coding sequence ATGACCGGGAACGCCGCAACGCCTGACAGCGGCGCCGCGCGGGGTCGCGCGACCTGGATCATTCTCGCCAGTGCACTGGCTGTCATCGTCATTTCCGCCGGCATCCAGCAGACCTTCGGCCTGTACATGTTGCCGATCAGTGTCGAACAGGGGTGGGGTCGCGAGATTCTATCGCTGGCGCTCGCCGGGCAGGCGCTCATCATCGGCCTGACGACGCCATTCGTCGCGGCGGTCGCGGACAAATGGGGGGCACCCCGGGTGCTGGGGGCGGGCGGCCTGCTGTACGTCGTCGGCCTCGCGCTGATGTCCCAATCGGTCACACCGGTGACGATGTTCGTGAACGCCGGGTTCCTGGTCGGCATCGCCGCAGCCGCGACCGGCATGCCGCTGGTCCTGTCGATCGTCAGTCGCAATGTCAGCGCCGAGAAGCGCAGCGTGTGGCTCGGCACGGTGACGGCCTGCGGCACGCTCGGCCAGTTCCTCATCGTGCCCTTCAGCCAGCAGATGATCTCCGCCTATGGGTGGCCCGTCGCGCTGATCGCGGTCGCCTGCATCGTCAGCTTCATCGTCCCGCTGGCGCTGGCCATCCGACGGATGAGCAGCACCAGCGTGGAGGCACCATCGACGCAGAAACTCGGCGAAGCGCTCATCGAGGCGCGCAGCAATTCCGGCTATATCCTGTTGATCGTCGGGTTCTTCGTCTGCGGCTTCCACGTCCGTTTCATCGCCGTCCACCTGCCGGCCTATCTCGGCGACCTGGCCTTCACGCCCAGGCTGGCGGCGACCGCGCTGGTCGTCATCGCCGTGTGCAACGGCATCGGCTCGTGGGGGTTCGGCTGGCTCGGCGGCCGCTACCGCAAGAAGCACCTGCTTTCCGGCCTCTACACGATGCGCTCTGTGGCGATCCTCGCCTTCGTCATCACGCCCCCCAGCACGGCCGGCGTGATGATCTTCGCGGCGGCCATCGGCTTTCTCTGGCTCGGGACGGTGCCGCTCACGAGCGGCCTCGTCGCGCAGATCTTCGGCACCCGCTATATGGCAACCTTGTTCGGGATCGTCTTCCTCAGCCACCAGATCGGCGCATTCCTCGGCGTCTGGCTCGGCGGGCGCGTGTTCGACGCGACCGGCTCCTACGAAACCGTCTGGTGGATCGCGATCGCGCTGGGTTTCATCTCAGCGGCGATCCACATGTCGATCGACGACCGGCCGGTGACGCGGCTGCAGGCGGCCGGGTAA
- a CDS encoding acyl-CoA synthetase — protein MSARQRGVEESMVNHFETDLDKNAANFTPLSPLSFIRRSAKVYPNRAAVVHGDTRFTYAEFYARTRRLASALAQRGIGVGDCVAIMSPNTPPMLEAHFGVPMTRGVINALNYRLDAKAIAFILDHGEAKVLLTDTEFAPVIKEALALATVDPIVIDIDDPEGPGGEKLGEMDYEAFIATGDPEFEWSFPDDEWDAIALNYTSGTTGNPKGVVFHHRGAYLNAIGNVFTWGATGGPVYLWTLPMFHCNGWCFTWGVTAVAGTNVCLRDVSSASIYEAIESKGITHLCGAPIVMQMIVNAADADRRTFDQQVEFMTAAAPPPAAVLAAMSEEGINVTHVYGLTEIYGPAIICAWQDEWDALPLDERARLQSRQGVPYEVLEDMMVADPETLAPVPQDGKTMGEVFTRGNVTMKGYLKNPTATNDAFAGGWFHTGDLGVWHPDGYIELKDRSKDIIISGGENISSIEVEDTLYKHAAVSAVGVVAWPDEKWGETPCAFIELKPGAEATEDDIIRHCRDNLAHFKCPRHIVFGPLPKTSTGKIQKFKLRDQANELANAAQ, from the coding sequence ATGAGCGCCCGTCAACGGGGCGTGGAGGAAAGCATGGTCAATCATTTCGAAACTGACTTGGACAAGAACGCGGCGAATTTCACGCCCCTGTCCCCACTCAGCTTCATTCGCCGCTCGGCGAAGGTCTACCCTAACCGGGCCGCGGTGGTGCATGGCGACACGCGCTTCACCTATGCGGAGTTCTATGCCCGCACGCGGCGCCTCGCCTCGGCGCTCGCCCAACGCGGGATCGGCGTCGGTGACTGCGTGGCGATCATGTCGCCCAACACGCCGCCCATGCTCGAAGCCCATTTCGGCGTGCCCATGACCCGCGGCGTCATCAACGCGCTCAACTACCGCCTCGATGCCAAGGCCATCGCCTTCATCCTCGACCACGGCGAAGCCAAGGTGCTGCTCACCGACACCGAGTTCGCACCGGTCATCAAGGAGGCGCTGGCGCTGGCCACGGTCGACCCCATCGTCATCGACATCGACGACCCGGAGGGCCCCGGCGGCGAAAAACTCGGTGAGATGGATTACGAGGCCTTCATCGCCACCGGCGACCCGGAATTCGAGTGGTCGTTCCCCGACGACGAATGGGACGCGATCGCGCTCAACTACACCTCCGGCACGACGGGCAACCCCAAGGGCGTGGTTTTCCATCACCGCGGTGCCTATCTCAACGCCATCGGCAACGTCTTCACCTGGGGGGCAACCGGCGGCCCGGTCTATCTCTGGACCCTGCCGATGTTCCACTGCAACGGCTGGTGCTTCACCTGGGGCGTGACCGCCGTGGCCGGCACCAATGTCTGCCTGCGCGATGTGAGTTCCGCCTCGATCTACGAAGCGATCGAGAGCAAGGGCATCACCCATCTTTGCGGCGCCCCGATCGTCATGCAGATGATCGTCAACGCGGCCGACGCGGACCGCCGGACCTTCGATCAGCAGGTCGAGTTCATGACCGCCGCCGCCCCGCCGCCGGCCGCCGTGCTGGCGGCGATGTCCGAAGAGGGCATCAACGTCACACATGTCTACGGCCTGACCGAGATCTACGGCCCCGCCATCATCTGCGCATGGCAGGACGAGTGGGACGCGCTGCCGCTTGATGAACGCGCGCGTCTGCAATCGCGCCAGGGCGTACCCTACGAGGTCCTGGAAGACATGATGGTCGCCGATCCCGAGACCCTGGCCCCCGTCCCCCAGGACGGCAAGACCATGGGAGAGGTCTTCACCCGCGGCAACGTCACCATGAAAGGCTATCTGAAAAACCCGACGGCCACGAACGACGCGTTTGCCGGCGGCTGGTTCCACACCGGCGACCTCGGGGTCTGGCATCCCGACGGCTATATCGAGCTCAAGGACCGCTCCAAGGACATCATCATCTCGGGTGGCGAGAACATCTCGTCGATCGAGGTCGAGGACACCCTGTACAAGCACGCCGCGGTCTCGGCGGTCGGCGTCGTTGCCTGGCCCGACGAGAAATGGGGCGAGACTCCCTGCGCCTTCATCGAGCTGAAGCCCGGCGCCGAGGCGACGGAAGACGACATCATCCGCCATTGCCGCGACAACCTCGCCCACTTCAAATGCCCCCGGCACATCGTCTTTGGGCCTCTGCCCAAGACCTCGACCGGCAAGATCCAGAAGTTCAAGCTGCGCGATCAGGCGAACGAACTGGCAAACGCCGCGCAGTAG
- a CDS encoding branched-chain amino acid aminotransferase: MAALTFIDGDWQDGNVPVIGATSHAIWLGSIAFDGARAFEGVTPDLDRHCQRVVNSAAALHMNAPLSAGDIQQVALDGVARFGRDAELYIRPMLYADAGMGLLAPDPDSTRFVLTVFEAPMPAGGGFSCCLSPYRRPGPELAPTDAKASCHYPNSSRAIIDARDRGFDNPVMRDALGHVAEFATANIWIVRDGVAITPAPNGSFLNGITRQRLIQLIRDDGIEVQERTIETGELLDADEIFNSGNYGKVQPVIRYEDRALQPGPVYRRARRLYWDFAHAKV; the protein is encoded by the coding sequence TTGGCCGCACTCACCTTTATCGACGGCGACTGGCAGGACGGCAACGTGCCGGTGATCGGCGCCACCTCCCATGCCATCTGGCTCGGCTCGATCGCGTTTGACGGTGCCCGCGCCTTCGAGGGGGTCACCCCCGATCTCGACCGCCACTGTCAGCGGGTGGTCAATTCAGCCGCCGCCCTGCACATGAACGCGCCGCTCTCGGCCGGCGACATCCAGCAGGTCGCGCTCGACGGTGTGGCCCGCTTCGGCCGCGACGCCGAGCTTTATATACGCCCCATGCTCTACGCGGATGCCGGGATGGGCCTGCTCGCGCCCGACCCGGACAGCACCCGGTTCGTTTTGACCGTTTTCGAGGCGCCCATGCCCGCCGGCGGCGGGTTTTCCTGCTGCCTCAGCCCCTATCGCCGGCCCGGACCCGAGCTCGCCCCGACCGACGCCAAGGCGTCGTGCCATTACCCCAACTCGTCCCGCGCCATCATCGATGCCCGCGATCGCGGCTTCGACAACCCGGTCATGCGCGATGCGCTGGGCCATGTCGCGGAGTTCGCCACCGCCAACATCTGGATCGTGCGCGACGGCGTGGCGATCACGCCCGCGCCGAACGGCTCTTTCCTCAACGGCATCACCCGCCAGCGGCTTATTCAGTTGATACGTGACGACGGCATCGAGGTGCAGGAGCGCACGATCGAGACCGGCGAACTGCTCGACGCGGACGAGATCTTCAATTCCGGCAATTACGGCAAGGTCCAGCCGGTGATCCGGTATGAAGATCGGGCACTGCAGCCGGGACCGGTCTACCGCCGGGCGCGGCGGCTCTACTGGGACTTCGCCCACGCAAAGGTCTAG